The DNA window GACGATAAGATCATCAAGCGCGCCCAGGAGAACGGCGAGCCGATCGATGCGCTGACCGCGCGGATGATCGAGGCGATGCACGAGGACGAGGCACGACTCAACGTGCTGCGGCCCGACCATGAGCCTCGCGCCACCGCGCACATCGGCGATATCCAGCGGATGATCCAGACGCTGATCGTCAAGGGCCACGCCTACGCGGCCGACAACGGGGACGTCTACTACCGGGTGCGCAGCTTCGCTGGCTACGGCAAGCTCAACAACCGCAACCCTGATGAGATGCGCTCCGGTGCCAGGATCGAAGTCGGCGAGGCCAAGGAGGACCCGCTCGACTTCGTGCTATGGAAGGCAGCGAAGCCGGGCGAGACGCGCTGGCCTTCGCCCTGGGGCGACGGACGCCCCGGCTGGCATATCGAGTGCTCGGCGATGTCGACCTGCTGCCTGGGCGACAGCTTCGACATCCATGGGGGCGGGCCGGATTTGACCTTCCCCCATCACGAGAACGAGATCGCCCAGAGCGAGGCGGCCACCGGCAAGCCCTACGCGATGGTTTGGATGCACGCGGGAGCGCTCAGGGTCAACGACGAGAAGATGTCGAAGTCGCTGGGCAACTTCTTCACCCTGCGCGAGGTGTTCGAGCACCACGATCCCGAGAGCGTGCGCTACCTGCTGCTGGCCAGCCACTATCGCAGCCCGATCAGCTACACTGCGGATTCGCTCGAGGATGCCCGGCGCTCGCTGGTTCGCTTCTATACCGCGCTCGAGGGAGTCGAGGCGGCTGCCGGAGAAGTGGATGGCAGCTTCGCCGAGCGCTTCTTCGCTGCGATGGACGACGACTTCAACACCGCGCTGGCGCTGGCGGCGCTGTTCGATCTCGTCCGCGAGCTCAATCGCGCCAAGGGTGAATCGCCTCAGCTTGCGCCCGCGCTCGCTTTCGAGCTCAAGCGGCTGGCGGCGATCCTCGGCCTGCTCGAGCGTGCGCCGAGCGATTTCCTCCGTGGCGAGGCGGCGCTGCCACTGCCGGCCGAGGAGATCGAAGCGCGTATCGAGGCGCGTGCGCAGGCCAAGCGCAGCAGGGATTTCGCCACCGCTGATCGGATTCGTGACGAGCTCGACTCGCTCGGTATCGTGCTCAAGGATGGTCGCGAAGGAACCAGCTGGGTGTTCGACAAGCGCTGAGCACGGTCAGGATTCAAGGCCCGCCTTCCGTTGGATGGCGGGCTTTTTTGCGCCCGGCGGAAGGGGCGGGAGGAAGGGGCGGCGAGCGCTGCGGCGGGCCTTCACGGTTTAAGTGAATCGCTGCGGCAAAGCTGCTAGTCTTGCTCGGCTCGTCTGCAAACCAATGGGTAACCCTATGCTTCGTAAGTCGTTTACCGCCCTGGCGCTGACCCTGGTCGCGCCGCTTGCCTTCGCTCACGCCAGCCTGACATCGAGCCAACCCGCCGATGGCGCCGAACTCGCGACCGCGCCCACCGAGCTGGTATTTGATTTCAGTGAAGGCGTCGAGACCTCGCTGAGCCAGGTGACGCTCGAAGATGAAGCCGGACAGGCGATCGAGATCGGTGCGCTCACCGCCGATGCTTCGGGGACCCATCGTTACCGGGTCGAACTGCCCGAACTGGCGCCAGGCCAATACAGCGTCGAGGTGAAAGTCACTTCGGTCGACACGCATCGGATCGAAGATAGCCTGGAATTCACCGTCCAGCCGGACTGATCCATGGTGCTCAATCTGTTCGGCGAGCGGGTCAGCGAGACTCCTCTGCAACTGCTGCTCGCCGCCGTACGCGCGAGCTACCTCGGGTCGGTATCGGTCGCCCTCGCCAGCCTGGTAGTGGCGTGGCTGCTGCTGCCGGCCAGCCTAGATGGCGTTGGCGCGCTGCGCCGACGCCTGCTGTGGCTCAGTCACTGCTGCCTGCCGCTGGCGATGCTGCTTGCTTTGGGCTGGTGGCCGCTGATCGGGGTGCAGATGACTGGGGTGGAGACGCTTGGTGAGGTGCGTCCCTACCTCGAGGTGATCCTGTTCCAGACCTTCTTCGGTGGCGAGCTGCGCGTGCGTCTCGCACTGCTGGCGCTTGCCTGGGTGTTGGTCGCATTGGCGTGCTGGTCGCGCTTGAACGTCGTGGTCAAGGAGCTGCGCGGCGCGGCGCTGGTGGTGTTGGCGCTGGTCGCGCTGCTGCAGCCGATGATGGGGCATGGCGCTTCGATCGCACCCGGCTATCTATGGCCGATGACGGTGCATGTGCTGGCGGCGGCGCTGTGGCTCGGCAGCCTCCCAGGCCTGCTGATCGGCTGCATCCTGGCGCCCAGCGCGGCGGGCGTGATGCTATCGCGTTTTTCGCTGCTGGGAATGGGCTGCGTGGTGGCGCTGTTGATTAGCGGGCTGTTCCAGTCCGCGGCTCTGGTCGGCAGTTGGGAGGCGCTGTTCAACACGAGCTACGGTGTGCTGGTGCTGCTCAAGGGGATATTGTTCCTTGGCTTGCTCGCACTGGCAGCGATCAACCGGTTTTGCTGGCTCGCGCGCGCCGAGCACTCGCCGGGTGGCCTGCGAGTCACGCTGGGAATCGAGATCCTGCTTGGCTGCGCCATGCTGCTGGCCGCGGCGCTGCTCGCTGGTCAGCCTCCCCCGGGTCACATGGGGCATTGAGTGAGACGGGTGGGAGGCGCTCAAGCCCCAGTGGGAAGGTCTTCCCGTCGGGGCTTTTCGCATTCGCTAGCGGATGGAGCGTGGAGTCAGTCGAGGCGCTCGAGCATCGAGGCCACCATTCGCGCCGAGTTGGCCGCAGCGATGCCGAGGAAGGTCTCGAAATCGACGCTGTTGGCCTCGCGCTCGGGCAAGTCCGAGACCGCGCGGGTGACCACGAATGGACAGCCATGGCGATGGCAGGTCTGGGCAACGGCGGCGGCTTCCATCTCGGCGGCGATCATTTCGGGAAACCGGCTGCGCAGGCTCGCGACCACAGCGCCTCCGGCGACGAAGACATCGCCTGAACCGATCAGCCCCTCATGGGCGGTGATACCGTCCAGCCCCTCGAGCGCTTCGCGAGCGAGGGCGACCAGCCGCGGGTCGGCGGCGAAGCGAGCCGGCATGCCCGGCACCTGGCCCAGTGCGTAGCCGAACGGGGTAACGTCGACATCGTGATGGCAGACTTCGCTCGAGATCACTACGTCGCCGATCGCGAGCCGATCGCCGAAGCCGCCGGCGGAGCCTACGTTGATCACCGCCCTAGGCGCGAAACGCTCGAAGGCAAGCGTAGTGGCGATCGCTGCATTGACCTTGCCGATCCCCGACTCGAGGACCACGACCTCGATGCCGCGCAGGCGGCCGAGGTGGAAGGTCGAGCCGCCATGCTCCAAGCGCTCGCCTCTCTCCAAATGAGTGAGTAGCGCGTCGACCTCCTGGGCCATTGCGCCGATCAGCGCGACCTGCACACCGCTACTCGCCGCCATCAGGCGAACACCTGCGACCACTCGTCACGCTTGGCGAGAAACGCCTGGGCGAGGCGCTTCGCGCCGTTGAGGCTGTGGCTGGCCGCCCAGCCGCACTGCACTTCGTTGCAGGCCGGCACTTCATCGGCCTCGAGCACGTCACGCAGGGTCTTCTCGAGCAGCGCGAGTACGTCGTCGTAGTCGTCGTGGTTGATCAGCGCGACGTAGAAGCCGGTCTGGCAGCCCATCGGGCTGATGTCGACGATCTTGTCGCTATGGTTGCGCGACAGTTCGGCCATCAGGTGTTCCAGCGAGTGCAGCGCAGGCATGTCCATGTGCTCCACGTTGGGCTGGCAGAAACGCATGTCGTACTTGTGGATGCGATCACCGTTGACGCCTTCCTTGATGCCTGCAAGGCGAACGAACGGCGCCTTCACCTTGGTGTGATCCAGGTTGAAGCTTTCGACGTTCATTCTCTTCTCTTCGCTCATGGAGTTCTCCAGGTTGAGTGTGTGGGCGCTGGCTTGAGGGCGGCCGCTGGATGAGAAGTATAGAGGATC is part of the Halotalea alkalilenta genome and encodes:
- the cysS gene encoding cysteine--tRNA ligase — translated: MSVRIYNTLTRSKAPLVLLDSKRVRMYVCGMTVYDYCHLGHGRVMVAFDVVTRYLRSRGYVVEYVRNITDIDDKIIKRAQENGEPIDALTARMIEAMHEDEARLNVLRPDHEPRATAHIGDIQRMIQTLIVKGHAYAADNGDVYYRVRSFAGYGKLNNRNPDEMRSGARIEVGEAKEDPLDFVLWKAAKPGETRWPSPWGDGRPGWHIECSAMSTCCLGDSFDIHGGGPDLTFPHHENEIAQSEAATGKPYAMVWMHAGALRVNDEKMSKSLGNFFTLREVFEHHDPESVRYLLLASHYRSPISYTADSLEDARRSLVRFYTALEGVEAAAGEVDGSFAERFFAAMDDDFNTALALAALFDLVRELNRAKGESPQLAPALAFELKRLAAILGLLERAPSDFLRGEAALPLPAEEIEARIEARAQAKRSRDFATADRIRDELDSLGIVLKDGREGTSWVFDKR
- a CDS encoding copper resistance CopC family protein; amino-acid sequence: MLRKSFTALALTLVAPLAFAHASLTSSQPADGAELATAPTELVFDFSEGVETSLSQVTLEDEAGQAIEIGALTADASGTHRYRVELPELAPGQYSVEVKVTSVDTHRIEDSLEFTVQPD
- a CDS encoding 5'-methylthioadenosine/adenosylhomocysteine nucleosidase: MAASSGVQVALIGAMAQEVDALLTHLERGERLEHGGSTFHLGRLRGIEVVVLESGIGKVNAAIATTLAFERFAPRAVINVGSAGGFGDRLAIGDVVISSEVCHHDVDVTPFGYALGQVPGMPARFAADPRLVALAREALEGLDGITAHEGLIGSGDVFVAGGAVVASLRSRFPEMIAAEMEAAAVAQTCHRHGCPFVVTRAVSDLPEREANSVDFETFLGIAAANSARMVASMLERLD
- a CDS encoding S-ribosylhomocysteine lyase produces the protein MSEEKRMNVESFNLDHTKVKAPFVRLAGIKEGVNGDRIHKYDMRFCQPNVEHMDMPALHSLEHLMAELSRNHSDKIVDISPMGCQTGFYVALINHDDYDDVLALLEKTLRDVLEADEVPACNEVQCGWAASHSLNGAKRLAQAFLAKRDEWSQVFA
- a CDS encoding CopD family protein, whose product is MVLNLFGERVSETPLQLLLAAVRASYLGSVSVALASLVVAWLLLPASLDGVGALRRRLLWLSHCCLPLAMLLALGWWPLIGVQMTGVETLGEVRPYLEVILFQTFFGGELRVRLALLALAWVLVALACWSRLNVVVKELRGAALVVLALVALLQPMMGHGASIAPGYLWPMTVHVLAAALWLGSLPGLLIGCILAPSAAGVMLSRFSLLGMGCVVALLISGLFQSAALVGSWEALFNTSYGVLVLLKGILFLGLLALAAINRFCWLARAEHSPGGLRVTLGIEILLGCAMLLAAALLAGQPPPGHMGH